The window ACTCCGAGTTGACTTCCCTTAGAATACGTCCCCATGTCTAAGCGAATCGAACGGCTGCGCGGCCTGATGCGCCGCGAGAAACTGGACGGGTTCGTGGTCGTGAACCTGCCCAGCATCCGCTATCTATGCGGTTACACCGGCTCGAACGGGCTGATGCTCGTTACGCCACGCGATGCCTGGTTCTACACCGACTTCCGCTACCAGGAACAGATAAAGACAGAGGTGAAAAACTGCCGCAAGCACGTCCTGACGCGCGACCCGCTTGCCCATCCGCGTCCCGAGTGGAGCCGGCCGTTCCGGCGCCTGGGTGTCGAAGAAAACCACGTCACACTCGCCCGGTACAGGCAGTTGCGCAAACGGTTCAACAAGTCCCGACTGGTCGGGGCCAAGGATCTGGTGCTGGAACTGCGCCGAGCCAAGGAAGCGATTGAAGTCGAGCAGATAGCCGCGGCTCAGCGCATCACCGACCGCGTGTTCGGGAATGTGCTGAAGCTGGTCAAGCCGGGCGTCCGTGAACGCGACCTGGCACTCGAGATCGAGTTTCAGTTCCGCCGGCACGGCGAGGTAGCGTTCGACTCCATCGTCGCGTCCGGAGGGAACGCCGCCAAGCCTCACGCCGGGTTCAGCGACCGGAAGTTGAGGAACGGCGACGCGCTCACCCTCGACATCGGCTGCCGCGTGGGAGGATACTGCTCCGACATGACCCGAACCGTATTCGTCGGCAGGGCCCCGGCCGAGCTGCGCAGGGTCTACGGAATTGTCGCGGAG of the candidate division WOR-3 bacterium genome contains:
- a CDS encoding aminopeptidase P family protein → MSKRIERLRGLMRREKLDGFVVVNLPSIRYLCGYTGSNGLMLVTPRDAWFYTDFRYQEQIKTEVKNCRKHVLTRDPLAHPRPEWSRPFRRLGVEENHVTLARYRQLRKRFNKSRLVGAKDLVLELRRAKEAIEVEQIAAAQRITDRVFGNVLKLVKPGVRERDLALEIEFQFRRHGEVAFDSIVASGGNAAKPHAGFSDRKLRNGDALTLDIGCRVGGYCSDMTRTVFVGRAPAELRRVYGIVAEAQRRALEAIKPGITGKAADAVARDFIVEQGYGRQFGHGLGHGVGMEVHEQPVLASTSKDTLSPGDVVTVEPGVYLPGVGGVRIEDMVHVTKTGCANLTRSPKRLIEL